The DNA segment TTTGTTTCTTCTCATTCACCTCGATTGACGGTAAAAAAGTTATTGTAATTGATGCTGGCCACGGTGGAAACGACTCAGGAGCGAATATTAACGAAATCAAAGAAAAAGATATCGTTCTTAGTATTGCAAACAAAATCAAAGAATTGAATACGAACAAGAATATCGAAATAATTCTTACAAGAGATTCCGACACTTATAAATCCCTTTCATACAGGACGGATTTTATAAAAAAATTAAATCCAGACCTTGTTATTTCGCTTCACATCAATAACAGTTCAAATACTCAAAAAAAAGGGCAAGAAATATATACTAAAACTGAAAATGGAGACCTTGCCAAAAAATTAGCCTTAAAATTTGGAGATTGTAAAATATTTTCACCCAATCTACATCTACTAAAAAATTCTACAACACCTACCATTTATTTGGAATTAGGTTTTATGTCTAATATTGAAGACCGATATTTCCTTAGCAGCTCCACCGGGTTAGAGGAAAACTCAAAAAAAATTATCGCGTTTATTAACGAATTATAAGAAAGCTTAAACTTTCGTAAAACCCGGTCACTGACTTTACTTAAGGTTGCTGACTGGGTTTGTCAATTTTACACGAAGTTGCTCTTCCACTTCATGATAAGCTCTGCAAATTTGCTATTTCCAAAATTCTTGTTCCGGATTTTGGTTACTGCAAAAATCCCTTTCAGATCAGAAATAATCAAAACCTCTTCCGCTTTCTGAGATTCGAAAGCAATCAACTCTGATTCTTCAATTTTTGCAAGATTTTGCTTGTGTACAAAGGTCACAAAGTTTTCTAAAAGTGGCGAAATATAAGCGCCTTCTGTTTGTTTTGGGATCTTAATGGTATTGCCATCCAAAAAAAGAAAATTCCCGAAAATTGACCTCGCAATTCTCTTGCTTGGATTAAGAAAAATCACATCATCCAGATCATTCTCTAACGCGTAAATTTCCGCATAGATATTTTCAGGACAATGTACATGAATATTGCTTAGAACGTTGGTATTCACGTTTACTTCCTTGATTAAGTCAATTTCAATATCTCTTTGAATACTTAAAACATCATCAACCTCCTGCACTTCACAATAAAACGAAATTGACCTTTTTGATAAGGCGTTTTCCGCTTCATCTCTGTATACAAAAAAATGAATGATCGCATCTTTCACTTCTTTTTGTAACACCTCTTCTGCAAATAAATCCTGAAAAAACTCCAGTGTGTAAGATAAAGGAATAGACATCCTCATTTTACGCATGGAAGCCATGAGGAAAAAATAGCATTCTTCTGCCATGATGAGTTGAGAACTGCGCACAAAGAAAGAAACACGAACGGAATCACCATATAAAAATGCACGATTTTTGGCTAGAAATTGCTCTGAAGCAAATGATACTTTCATCATATAGACGTTTTTAGTTACAAAAAATGAACGAAAATTCGTTCATCATTGTTTATTCTTAGAATTTAAAATTAGGATGCACCCAATTTCAATTTTAAATTTTCAATTAAATTTTCCCAGTAAAGACGGTTTTCTTCTTCGTCACCAGCATCACAAAAATCGGTAATATTTAAAGCTAAATCTTCCGTAATATCATCGATAACGATGGTCATTTCAAAATAATTTTTTGTTCCCTCGTCCTCTTCCCAACGATACCGTACAAAGTTTTCTGGTTTATAACGAATCAGCGTAGCTTTCTCTTCAGGACCATCGCCCCAACTGAAGAAAAAATCATCCCCTTTTTCCACAACATCATCTGCAAACCACTCAGAAAGTCCTTCTGCGCTTGCCATATATTCGTATAAAATCTCTGACTGACAGTGCATTGGAAATTCATATTGCACCTTCGTTTTCGCCATATTGCTACTTATTTTTTATGAGTCGCAATATATAAATTAATTTCTAATATCTATCATTTATTTCAGCGAAAGAGTTAAATTATCGGAAGGCACATAATTCTATATTTTTTATAAACCTGTCTCACTCTCCGCTATATCAGCAATTAGGGCAATACGGGGTAATTATCATGATATATATCATCACGCGACACTACTTCCATGGGGCAAAAACAAATTCTATTTTTTATTTAGAAAACTCAACTGGAAAGGTATCGGCAATCAATTTTTTACATAAAGTTAAACCTGTGCATTTTACCGAATGTAAGAAATACTTCGAATCAATCTACTTAAATGAGGTTTGGCATATTACGATATCAAATTTCATTTAAAACATCGATAATAATTCCACAACCTTCTCTAATTTCTTCTAAAGAAATGGTCAGCGGTGGAGAAATTCGCAAATATTCATTTCGGTATAATTGCCAGAAAACGATTAATCCTTTATCCATGCAACTTTTTGCAACTTCCAAAGTGAAATCTGGTGAACCCAAATTTACGGCCAACATCAACCCTTTTCCGTTGACATTTTTAATCTTCGGATGAACCAACAATTCTCGGAATAGATTTTCCTTATCTTGAATTTCGTTCATCAAATTACTTTCTACCACTTCATGCAAGGTTGCATAACTCGCGGCAGCAATTAATGGATTTCCACCAAAAGTTGTGATATGTCCTAATTTTGGGGAATGCGAAAGGGAGTGCATAATTTCTTTGGAACTCATAAACGCACCAACGGGTACTCCACCGCCCATTCCTTTTCCCATCACCAAAATATCTGGAACCATATCGAAATGTTCAAAGGCAAAAAGTTTTCCTGTTCTGCCAAATCCAGGTTGGATCTCATCGAGAATTAATAAGGCACCAACTTCTTCGCACCGCTTTTTAAGATTTTTAAAATAATCGGAATCTGGAACTAAAAATCCAGCTGCACCTTGAATCGTTTCCGCTAAAACACAGGCTGTCTTTTCGGTGATCTTAGAAAAATCCTTTTGATTATTAAACTCAATAAAACTAATCATTGGCAAGAGCGGACGAAACTCCCGTTTGTGGTATTCATTTCCCGACACGGACAAAGCACCATGCGTATTTCCATGGTATGAATTGGTCATGGAAATGATTTCTTCTCTTCCGGTATAGCGTTTTGCCAACTTCAAAGCACCATCGATGGATTCTGCTCCAGAATTCACGAGATAGGTAACTTCCAAGGGTTCTGGTGTGGAATCTGCTAAAAGCTTGCATAACTGCACCGGCATTTCCTGAGCATATTCGCCGTAAACCATGACATGCAAATATTTCTCTGCCTGCGTTTTAATAGCTTCTACGATTTTCGGATGCGAATGACCCAAAGTATTTGCAGAAACTCCCGCTACAAAATCGAGATATTTCTTACCATTTTTTCCATAAATGTAAGAACCTGCGGCTTTTTCTACTTCAAAACCAGCCGCGAATTGGGTGGTTTGGGCTTGGTATTTAAAGAAATCGTGTTGCATTTTAGATTAGTGATTTATCAAGATTCTTTCGATCTGCATTAAATGTCTTAGGGTGTGATTATTTAAAAACATCAGCGTATCACCTAATTTAATTTTAATGAGTCTGGTAATAGAAATCTTAGTTTTAACCTTATTAAGGTCTATATTTTTTGAAGATTCCAATAAGCTTAAAAATTTATATTGATTCGAAATGAATCTATCAATAGCGGATTTGTCAATTTTACTATTGATTGGATTTTTATCCTTTGAAGTTTTCATTTTATTAAGTTGTTCCCTTGGCGACATACTTTTCACAAAATATCCACCAATTAAGCCACTTTTAAATTTACGATTAAAGGTAGAATTCGATCCAGAAATTACTTTAGCAATTTCTGGAAGGTAAAAATCTGAGTATAAATTGAGATGTTCTAAGCATTCTAAAACACTCCAACATTCTGCATTATGTTTTCTATTTAACTCAAGGTTAGATTTTTTTCTCAAATCTTCTGCGGTCAAAATATTAGAATGAGTTGACCTGATAATTTCTTCTAATAAAAATGTACTGTCCATTTATTAAACGTCTCTTATATTTGATAAAATGAGTCGCCGAAACTTATTTTCTAACCCTTTTAGGCTTCTGAGCTTCTTCCTTAACTTTCGCATCGTCGATTTTTTTCTGTGCTGCATTGTAGAGCACATCGTCCGATTGGTATTTAATTTCTTCATAATCGGGCGAATCAACAAATATATCGCGCCAGGTTCGCAGTCGGTCTTTGGTATTCCAGTTAAAATCGGGGAAAAATCTTTGTTTAGAAGAAATCAAGCTCATTGGATAGGTGTCTACATTGGCTCCAATAGTACAGGAAATAATCTGTACTTTTCGGTCTTCAAATTCGGCCTCTATGGTGCCACATGTTGAAAGGGAAACGCCAATACGTTCCACTTCTTTTGTTTTCTCATTCTGGTCATCAGCGTAGGTAATGGCTTGTCCGTTCCCGATTACTTTGGCTAGTTTAACATCGTTTTTTTCGTAGTAAACCGTCATGAGCTTTCCTTTTACCTGATTGAATTCGTCTTTCATATTCAGCGAATCTGCCTTGCTGATGGCAAAGGCATTCCCAATCACGCGGAGAGAATCGATGAACTCATTTTCAGTATCGAAATAAGCTTCAATTTTGTCACCAGTTATTTGTTTCTCCCCACTCCATGCAATCGGACTACCATCCAAATGCATGATTCCATCCGTTTCATTGAAACTTAATGAATCTGCCCTTACTTGGATGTTAGATTTGAACATTCGCGCTTTTTTGTAAGCACGTAGGAAACTTTTTTTCTTTAACGGATTTTTATCATCCAATTTTTGATATGCCAGAATTCGATCCGCAGAGAAATACATGGAATCCTTTTCGAGAATCTTTACTGCGTACGGTTTCTCCGTCATCATTGCAGAATCTTTCTTCTCATAAATTTCCCCGTAACCGCCTTTCATATAGCGCTTCTCCAAAGGATCGCGTAGGGTTACATTTCCTTTTCCGGTACCGAAACCTGTGATTTGATTGAAATAAAGATCATCTCCCGTCAGAATTTTTCCATTATAATGAATTCTGGAATTTTTCTTAAGAAATACCTCTTTGGAATTCATGTTATAGGTCCCTTTCTCAGTATAAATAAGATTGCTGGGATTCTTTTTATTGGTAATAGTGGTTGCCCCGTTAAAAGTGGCTGTGTTGGTGTTTTGATTCTGAACAATATTTACGCCTTCAACGGTATATTCGGGATTATCAATCTTTACATTCCCTGTAAAATCGATTAATCTGCTGTTTAAATCATACGTCGCAACTTTGGTATACATCACATTTCCATCTTTAGTAATTGTACCTCCAGTATTGAAGTAAGCTTTATTGGAAAGTCGGTCGTAGTAAAGCGTCTCTGTCTTAATGGTTTGTCCGGGATCTGTTAATAAAACATTTTTTCGAGCAATACCCTTTTGTGTATTTCCGTCGTATTCCATTTCGCCAGAAGTAATTACAGAACCATCTGCATTTTGAAGTTTCACGTTTCCGATTGCTTTTACGAAATTCTGTTCTCTGTAGAAGATGACCTCGTCAGCCGTAAGAATAGAACCTTGATGCGAAAACTCAACATTTCCTGAAAAGAAAGGATTATCATCATATTTTCCTTTTACGACTCCAAATTCATCAGAATGAATCAATTTCACTTTCTCCCCTTGCGAATTTTTTTTCGGATCTGTAAAAAATGGATCTTTCGTCGCAGGATCTTTCGGTTGCGTAGGGATTTGCGCAAAAATATTGATACTTAGAAAGAGAAAAAAAATAAGAAACCCTTTCATTAATCCTTTTTAGTTCCGTAAAAATAAAGTGAGTGCGAATCAATATTGACCCCAAAAGTCTGTTCAATTGATTCTTTAATTCCTTGAATTCTTGGATCACAAAATTCAATAATTTCCTGAATCTCCTTATCTGAATCCTTTTTATAGATCACTAAATGATCGTGTTGCTTATCAAAATAGGATTTTTCGTAAGAAGAAGAAGTCATGGTTTTTTCTCCAAACTGATGCTTTCTAATCAATCCGGCATCCAGAAAAATCTCTATGGTATTGTAAATGGTCGCTTTGGAAACATGGTATTTCTTCTGCATCATCAAGAGATACAAATCATCAACATTAAAATGATGTTCCATGTTGTAGATTTCTTCTAAAATAGTATAGCGTTCGGGCGTGTTTCTAAAACCTTTCTGCTGAAGGTATTGTCGTAGAACTTCCTTTATAGTTGCGATATTGAGATCCTTCTGTTTAACGTCCATTTAAAATAATTATCTACAAATTTATCGAATTTTTAATTAACGAAGTATTCTAAAACCGTGCTAAGATTTTACTGCTTAAGAATCATATCGACGGAATTCTACCTGCTGAATCTTTTTGCTGAGTACCTTTTGATCAAGCAAAGGCGCCGATTCTACCACAACATTATGTGAGGAAATCCCCCATGCTTTGAAATCATCACTTCCGATATATTTTACAAAGTTGTAAATATTAAGGGTGATCTTCTCTTTTACATTAAGTAAAGTATCATTAATGTAGGTATTATCAATAATCACATATTTCAAATCCGGTGGAACATTATAATGTCGTAATGAAGGGTGACTGCTTCGTGAAGGAATACTTCCCTCTTCCATCATGTCCTCTAAAACCTGGTCAAAATAATCATTGATTCTACGATCTACTTTAAATCCAAGCATAAAATTAATACGGTAAATAGTTCCGGGCATAATTTCATCAATGGTATATTTAAAGCTGTAAGGATCTTCCTGATTGGTAATTTTGAGAATGAAATAATGATCTGCTCTTTTGGGTTGTTTGCGTAAAATGGAGTAAATAATTTTTGCTTCTACCTCATCCTGTCTTTTTGCACGACTCAAAAAAGCAAGATTTGTCGCATATTTCGGAATGGTCTCATCCAGTTTAAGCTCTTTAATTACCGGAACATATTTATCTAACTTCACAAATTTCAAGAACTTTGCTTTGATGAGTCTCCCATTGTACCAAGCGTACATACAAACTGCTATAAACCCTCCCAATACCATTGTTAACCAACCTCCGTCGAAAAATTTAATAACATTTGCATAGAAAAAGCCCAATTCAATAAAAAGATAAACTGCAATAAATCCAAATGCAAAAACTCGAGTTGCTTTATTTCTACTGAGCCAGAAAAAGAGAAGTACCGTCGTCATTAACATCGTGATCGTTATGGTTAAACCATACGCAGCTTCCATTGCTTCCGATTTCTGAAAATAGATCACCACGATAAAACACAAAAACATCAAACCCCAATTGATTCTTGGAATATACATTTGACCTTTAATCCCTGATGGATAATCAATTTGTTGATTGGGCCAAAAGGTAGTAGACATCGCTTCCGAAAACATGGTAAATGAACCTGTAATAACCGACTGACTTGCAATAATCGCTGCAGCAGTTGCTAATATAACTCCTGGCAAAATAGCCCATTCCGGCATGATGCCAAAAATTGGATTGATACCTTCTGAAACCTTTAATGGATTGTCCAAAAGCCAGGCACCCTGACCTAAATAATTCAGAATCAACATGGTTTTTACAAAAATCCAGCTCATCTGTATATTCCTTTTTCCGCAATGCCCCAAGTCAGAATAAAGTGCCTCTGCTCCAGTAGTACAAAGGAATACCGCCCCCATTATGACAATGGCACTAGGCGAGTGAGTTATTAAATTATAAGCGTAATAGGGATTAAATGCTTTTAAAATTTCGACATGATCAACAATATGTATCGATCCAAATATTCCTAACGTTAAAAACCAAACCACCATGACCGGTCCAAAAAGTTTCCCAATAGAGGCTGTCCCAAATTGTTGAACGATAAAAACGATTGCTAAAATAATAAGAGTTATGCCTACAACTGGAGTATGGGGTGAGAATATTTTTAAGCCTTCTACAGCAGACATTACGGTTAAAGAGGGGGTAATAATGCTATCTGCAACTAAAGTTGAAGCTCCAATAATGGCAATCACATAGAGCCACTTCTTCTTTAATTTTTTTACGAGCGAGTACAAAGAAAGAATTCCACCTTCTCCGTTATTATCAGCTCGCAAAGCGATAATTACATACTTTACGGTAGTTTGCAAAGTTAGTGTCCAGATGATGCAGGATAGTGCTCCTTCTATATATTCATCAAACGGTAAATTTCCCGTTCCATGTCGTGCATTCACAATTGCCTTCATGACATAAAGCGGTGAAGTTCCAATATCTCCAAAGACAATTCCCAAGGAGACCAAAACCCCAATTGCGGTGAGCTTTTTCGTATCGAAATGTGATGAAACAGTTTGTGACATGAATTGTAAAAAATTTCGTCAAAGATATATTATTATGCTCGTGTTCTTATAACTATTTATAAATGAAAAAACTCTCTTTCGAGAGTTTTTATCTATTAAGCTTTAATGTAAAGTGCTTTTTTGATTTCTTCTTTTACGTTCTCTAATTTTGGAAACCAGTCTGCAAAAAGTGGTGCAGAATAAGGTGCTGGAGCATCTGGAGTGGTAATTCTTTTAATTGGAGCATCTAAAAAATCAAACGCTTTTTGTTGAACCATATATGCAATCTCAGTTGCGATTGAACCAAGTGGCCAAGCTTCTTCTAAAATAACAAGTCTATTGGTTTTCTTTACTGATGCCAAGATCGTATCATAATCCAAAGGACGAACCGTTCTTAAATCAATAACTTCTACAGAAATTCCTTCTTTTTCCAAATCTTCTGCTGCCTGGATCGCCAATTTCATAATTTTACCGAAAGAAACCAAAGTAACGTCCTTACCTTCTTTTTTAATATCGGCTTTTCCTATTGGAAGGTAATATTCTTCTTCTGGAATTTCCATTTTGTCACCATACATTTGTTCAGACTCCATGAATATTACAGGATCGTTATCTTGAATTGCTGATTTTAATAATCCTTTTGCATCATATGGATTTGATGGGACCACTACTTTTAAACCAGGGATATTTGCAAACCACGACTCTAAAGCCTGTGAATGCGTAGCTCCTAACTGACCTGCAGAGGCTGTTGGGCCACGGAAAACAATAGGGCAATTCCATTGCCCACCACTCATTTGGCGAATTTTTGCTGCATTATTAATAATCTGGTCGATTCCAACCATACAGAAATTAAAAGTCATATACTCTACAATCGGACGATTACCATTCATAGCTGATCCTACTGCAATTCCGGTAAATCCCAGTTCTGCAATGGGAGTATCAATAACTCTTTTAGCACCGAATTCATCAAGCATTCCTTTAGAAGCTTTATAAGCACCATTATATTCTGCAACTTCTTCACCCATTAAATAAATGGCTTGATCTTTTCGCATTTCTTCGCTCATTGCTTGCGCAATCACTTCTCTAAAAGTATATTCCTTCATAATCTGTTAAAAAATTAAAGTACAAAAGTAAAGATTTTTTCGCAAATCACAGTAATTTGGTCCAGTAAAAAAGCACCTCAATTAAGGTGCTTTCTGTTTATATTTATGTAAAATATTATTTTACGGCATTCCAAGTTTGCGTTCTTCCAATTAAAGAAAATCCAACATAACCTCTTACATTCAGTTTATCACCATCACGGGTGATGTTACATTTGTAAGTTTTTCCAGTTTTAGGATCTGTAATCGTTCCACCTGTAAATTCAGAACCTTCTTTTTTCATGCCTCGGATCACTTCCATTCCTAAGATCGGCTTATTTTTACGATCATCTTTACAATCTGTGCAATTAGCATTGGCAGGTTTAATCAAAAGCTGAACGACTTTACCGTAGTACTTACCATCTGATTTTTTGCTAATTTCTACAATTGATTTTGCCTGTCCAGTTTCGTCGTCAATGGTTTTCCATTTTCCTTCGATTTGAGCATTAGACAAAGTTGCCATAAGTAAAGCAGCGAAAGAGAAAAGTATTTTTTTCATTTTATAATATTTTTTAATTATTGATTGGATAAAAGTAATTAAAAAAAGTTAAATCACAATTATTTAACTATTCATGTCATAATTCATACCACTTTCGCATTTTTGCAAAAACAGTCTAAAGGATGGAGATCTCTAATTAAGCATTCTATTGATGACCCGGTTCATATAATCCTGATACCAAGCTTTGCATTTCAGCATCCCTTTTTCTACTTCTGAACTATTCAGTTTGCCAATAAGATTCTTCTCTAATGATTTATCTAAAATATCGTAAATCCCAGTAATGTCTTTTCCATTAAATAGATAAATATAATTTCCAATAATAAACTGTTCATTGATAGAATCAGAATTAACGATCATGTAATCTTCCTTTTTATCAGAAACCAAACTCCTACCCCAACTTCTAATTTTTTTATTGTACCCCATTAAATCTGCTAAAGTGGGATAAATATCCATTTGTTGAGCAGGTTCTTTAATTTCTCCCTTCAACTGATATTTAGGATTAGCCGAATAAAACATAATTGGAATTGCAGCTCTATTGATCGCCTTTTCATATTCCGGATAGGCTGTTTGATTGGTGTGATCAGCTACGAAAACAAATATTGTATTATTAAACCACGGCATTTTTTTAGCAGTTTCAAAAAATTCTTTCAAAGCAAAATCTGTATAACCGATTGGTTCATGAATTTCCAGCGGACCTTTTTTAAATTTCCCTTGGTATTTTTCAGGAATTTTAAAAGGATGGTGTGATGAGACTGAAAACAAAGTAGCCATAAATGGACTTTTTTTCTTGTTTAAAGTATTTGCAAAATACTGAAAGAAAGGTTCATCCCAAATGCCCCACATCCCATCGAAATCCGCATCGTTGTTATATTCCGTCTTTCCGTAATAATTTTTGAAGCCAAGGATATTTCCAAATCCTAAAAAGCCCATTGATCCATTTGGTGCACCATGAAAAAACGATGTATCATAACCCATGTCATTCGATACTGAAACGATTGACTGAATGTTCTGATTAGAAAAAGGAGAACTTGTAAAGGCATCTTTTAAACTCGGTATTCCTGCTAAAACAGAGCTCATCCCATGAATCGATTGTCTTCCATTGGCAAAGGCATTGGTTGCTATTAAACTATGAGCGGCCAAACTATCAAAGAATGGCGTGTAGGAAACAAAGTTTTTAATATTGGTTTCTTTATTAAAAGCACCCGAATATTCTTTACTAAAACTTTCAAGAATAAAAATCACAACATTGGGTTTCGGTTTAACTTCTTCACGAATATATAATTTGTACGGATGAATATTTTCATCAATAAATTTTTCATCTACAAAATGAACTTCCTCAAAATTATTGGTATTAATGGTTCTAAAAAAAGAG comes from the Chryseobacterium sp. SNU WT5 genome and includes:
- a CDS encoding START-like domain-containing protein; its protein translation is MAKTKVQYEFPMHCQSEILYEYMASAEGLSEWFADDVVEKGDDFFFSWGDGPEEKATLIRYKPENFVRYRWEEDEGTKNYFEMTIVIDDITEDLALNITDFCDAGDEEENRLYWENLIENLKLKLGAS
- a CDS encoding KUP/HAK/KT family potassium transporter, translated to MSQTVSSHFDTKKLTAIGVLVSLGIVFGDIGTSPLYVMKAIVNARHGTGNLPFDEYIEGALSCIIWTLTLQTTVKYVIIALRADNNGEGGILSLYSLVKKLKKKWLYVIAIIGASTLVADSIITPSLTVMSAVEGLKIFSPHTPVVGITLIILAIVFIVQQFGTASIGKLFGPVMVVWFLTLGIFGSIHIVDHVEILKAFNPYYAYNLITHSPSAIVIMGAVFLCTTGAEALYSDLGHCGKRNIQMSWIFVKTMLILNYLGQGAWLLDNPLKVSEGINPIFGIMPEWAILPGVILATAAAIIASQSVITGSFTMFSEAMSTTFWPNQQIDYPSGIKGQMYIPRINWGLMFLCFIVVIYFQKSEAMEAAYGLTITITMLMTTVLLFFWLSRNKATRVFAFGFIAVYLFIELGFFYANVIKFFDGGWLTMVLGGFIAVCMYAWYNGRLIKAKFLKFVKLDKYVPVIKELKLDETIPKYATNLAFLSRAKRQDEVEAKIIYSILRKQPKRADHYFILKITNQEDPYSFKYTIDEIMPGTIYRINFMLGFKVDRRINDYFDQVLEDMMEEGSIPSRSSHPSLRHYNVPPDLKYVIIDNTYINDTLLNVKEKITLNIYNFVKYIGSDDFKAWGISSHNVVVESAPLLDQKVLSKKIQQVEFRRYDS
- a CDS encoding DUF2147 domain-containing protein — translated: MKKILFSFAALLMATLSNAQIEGKWKTIDDETGQAKSIVEISKKSDGKYYGKVVQLLIKPANANCTDCKDDRKNKPILGMEVIRGMKKEGSEFTGGTITDPKTGKTYKCNITRDGDKLNVRGYVGFSLIGRTQTWNAVK
- a CDS encoding OstA-like protein, with product MKGFLIFFLFLSINIFAQIPTQPKDPATKDPFFTDPKKNSQGEKVKLIHSDEFGVVKGKYDDNPFFSGNVEFSHQGSILTADEVIFYREQNFVKAIGNVKLQNADGSVITSGEMEYDGNTQKGIARKNVLLTDPGQTIKTETLYYDRLSNKAYFNTGGTITKDGNVMYTKVATYDLNSRLIDFTGNVKIDNPEYTVEGVNIVQNQNTNTATFNGATTITNKKNPSNLIYTEKGTYNMNSKEVFLKKNSRIHYNGKILTGDDLYFNQITGFGTGKGNVTLRDPLEKRYMKGGYGEIYEKKDSAMMTEKPYAVKILEKDSMYFSADRILAYQKLDDKNPLKKKSFLRAYKKARMFKSNIQVRADSLSFNETDGIMHLDGSPIAWSGEKQITGDKIEAYFDTENEFIDSLRVIGNAFAISKADSLNMKDEFNQVKGKLMTVYYEKNDVKLAKVIGNGQAITYADDQNEKTKEVERIGVSLSTCGTIEAEFEDRKVQIISCTIGANVDTYPMSLISSKQRFFPDFNWNTKDRLRTWRDIFVDSPDYEEIKYQSDDVLYNAAQKKIDDAKVKEEAQKPKRVRK
- a CDS encoding pyruvate dehydrogenase complex E1 component subunit beta, producing MKEYTFREVIAQAMSEEMRKDQAIYLMGEEVAEYNGAYKASKGMLDEFGAKRVIDTPIAELGFTGIAVGSAMNGNRPIVEYMTFNFCMVGIDQIINNAAKIRQMSGGQWNCPIVFRGPTASAGQLGATHSQALESWFANIPGLKVVVPSNPYDAKGLLKSAIQDNDPVIFMESEQMYGDKMEIPEEEYYLPIGKADIKKEGKDVTLVSFGKIMKLAIQAAEDLEKEGISVEVIDLRTVRPLDYDTILASVKKTNRLVILEEAWPLGSIATEIAYMVQQKAFDFLDAPIKRITTPDAPAPYSAPLFADWFPKLENVKEEIKKALYIKA
- a CDS encoding DinB family protein, whose protein sequence is MDSTFLLEEIIRSTHSNILTAEDLRKKSNLELNRKHNAECWSVLECLEHLNLYSDFYLPEIAKVISGSNSTFNRKFKSGLIGGYFVKSMSPREQLNKMKTSKDKNPINSKIDKSAIDRFISNQYKFLSLLESSKNIDLNKVKTKISITRLIKIKLGDTLMFLNNHTLRHLMQIERILINH
- a CDS encoding Fur family transcriptional regulator, producing MDVKQKDLNIATIKEVLRQYLQQKGFRNTPERYTILEEIYNMEHHFNVDDLYLLMMQKKYHVSKATIYNTIEIFLDAGLIRKHQFGEKTMTSSSYEKSYFDKQHDHLVIYKKDSDKEIQEIIEFCDPRIQGIKESIEQTFGVNIDSHSLYFYGTKKD
- a CDS encoding aspartate aminotransferase family protein, with the translated sequence MQHDFFKYQAQTTQFAAGFEVEKAAGSYIYGKNGKKYLDFVAGVSANTLGHSHPKIVEAIKTQAEKYLHVMVYGEYAQEMPVQLCKLLADSTPEPLEVTYLVNSGAESIDGALKLAKRYTGREEIISMTNSYHGNTHGALSVSGNEYHKREFRPLLPMISFIEFNNQKDFSKITEKTACVLAETIQGAAGFLVPDSDYFKNLKKRCEEVGALLILDEIQPGFGRTGKLFAFEHFDMVPDILVMGKGMGGGVPVGAFMSSKEIMHSLSHSPKLGHITTFGGNPLIAAASYATLHEVVESNLMNEIQDKENLFRELLVHPKIKNVNGKGLMLAVNLGSPDFTLEVAKSCMDKGLIVFWQLYRNEYLRISPPLTISLEEIREGCGIIIDVLNEI
- a CDS encoding aminotransferase class IV, whose amino-acid sequence is MKVSFASEQFLAKNRAFLYGDSVRVSFFVRSSQLIMAEECYFFLMASMRKMRMSIPLSYTLEFFQDLFAEEVLQKEVKDAIIHFFVYRDEAENALSKRSISFYCEVQEVDDVLSIQRDIEIDLIKEVNVNTNVLSNIHVHCPENIYAEIYALENDLDDVIFLNPSKRIARSIFGNFLFLDGNTIKIPKQTEGAYISPLLENFVTFVHKQNLAKIEESELIAFESQKAEEVLIISDLKGIFAVTKIRNKNFGNSKFAELIMKWKSNFV
- a CDS encoding LTA synthase family protein, whose protein sequence is MKEFRFQEIFVLIYRLFLAYIFYQIARLLFWFFNKNLIPVDGISEYLNLAYRGFAFDTTAILYVNALFILLSIIPVIINTKKIYQKILFFIYFITNGVAYAMNFGDFVYFRFSQARLTSAAINVAQHESNIGKVFTVSVIEHPLVIVWFIALMILWIFLYKKVKVKIHKPIKLVPYFIFSVVTLCLTALLVVGGIRGDFKHSTRPINLVDANRHITKPVQANVVLNSVFSFFRTINTNNFEEVHFVDEKFIDENIHPYKLYIREEVKPKPNVVIFILESFSKEYSGAFNKETNIKNFVSYTPFFDSLAAHSLIATNAFANGRQSIHGMSSVLAGIPSLKDAFTSSPFSNQNIQSIVSVSNDMGYDTSFFHGAPNGSMGFLGFGNILGFKNYYGKTEYNNDADFDGMWGIWDEPFFQYFANTLNKKKSPFMATLFSVSSHHPFKIPEKYQGKFKKGPLEIHEPIGYTDFALKEFFETAKKMPWFNNTIFVFVADHTNQTAYPEYEKAINRAAIPIMFYSANPKYQLKGEIKEPAQQMDIYPTLADLMGYNKKIRSWGRSLVSDKKEDYMIVNSDSINEQFIIGNYIYLFNGKDITGIYDILDKSLEKNLIGKLNSSEVEKGMLKCKAWYQDYMNRVINRMLN
- a CDS encoding N-acetylmuramoyl-L-alanine amidase, with amino-acid sequence MMNKIFKLFGVCFLICFFSFTSIDGKKVIVIDAGHGGNDSGANINEIKEKDIVLSIANKIKELNTNKNIEIILTRDSDTYKSLSYRTDFIKKLNPDLVISLHINNSSNTQKKGQEIYTKTENGDLAKKLALKFGDCKIFSPNLHLLKNSTTPTIYLELGFMSNIEDRYFLSSSTGLEENSKKIIAFINEL